In the Desulfitobacterium hafniense DCB-2 genome, ATTACACCTAAAAGATATATTACTCAACTTTCGCACCCCAGTTGAGGGAATAGAGCCTTGATATAACTGGGTAATGCAGCAATCCACTTTTGTAATTGACTGAGTGATTCGTTATTCTCTGGTTTATTGGGTAGTAGATTAAGAACAAACGTCATTAACTGACGTAGTGCTGTTTTCAAGTCTAAATCCATAACCTCATCAGCAAAAAGATAAAAGAGTCCCCCAAGAGAGCGTTCATCATTGTTTTCTCTTCGTTCCCACTCCAGGATGAGGTAACGGGTAAAGACTATGGTTGTGTGACTAACCATCATATCGAAGGATCGGCCCTGAAATTCAGTTCCTAGCTTCAAATGCGATTTGGCCATTTTGAAAAACGTTTCGATACTCCAACGCATCCCGTAAATTCTTACGACTTCAGTAGTTTCTAAGGAAAGATCGGTGGTTAAGATCGCTAACCACTCTCTTCGGTTGTTTCGATTCTGGACGAAAACAACTTTTAAAGCTAAGCCTGAAGGGGTATGAACACGCACTGAACCCAGTATTTCTGCTTTCGGGTTCTTTGGGACTCTCGCGTAGAGCTCTCGTAAACTGAGTGATTTTCCTTCAAAGAGATAACGCTGCTTAAGTTCTTTAACCATTCCAATAACGTGAAGCTCCTTATCCCTTAGCTTTTGCAAAAGTGGAGCATGGGTAAACCAACTATCCATTAGGACGTAATCCGCTGAGAATCCGGCTTTGAGAGCTCGTTCAAGCATTTGAACCACGGTGTCCGGTTTAGGGCTCATCGCTTCCAGGCGACGCTTATAGCCTACGGAGCGTTTGTCTAAGTCCTCTCTCATTTCACAAAGACGATTTTTAGCTTTTGCAGAACTCATCAATGTAAAATCAAGGGGTGCGAAGCTGAACCCGTCAGACCAGCCCAAGGTTAGTAAGGTGTAACCGCGAACAAAGCGGCCCGAAACATGGTCAAACACTCGGGCTAAGAGTTCAACTTTCTTGCTTCGTTCGCGCTCCATTACAGAATCATCTACGATAAAAACACGGATACGCTGCGCAGAGGTGAGCTTTTCAAAGCGTCCGACCATCTTGAGGCTGAGTAACTGGTAAAAACGCCTCCAGTTATACCGAGAGTCATTGAGAAACCGATAAACAACATCTTTACCTGGAAGAGATTCTGCCCGGCTTCCTTCTAACAGCCGAAACAGATTTCGACCTTGAAAAACGAGTTGGAAAATGATTTGGAAGACAACGAAGCTTGAAACCCCATAGGACTTGCGGATCCCAGCGGCTCGAAGCAGCTGACTAAGCTTAAGGGAAGAAAAAATTAAAGAAAGCTGATTTTGATGCTGTTCAGGCAGAGAGTTGTGTTGTAACATGGAGATACGCACCTTTCTGTTTTGGAAATTATGGTTGTTTGGTCACTTCCATTTTACCAATTCGAAAGGTGTTTTTCTGTCAATGAACAAAATATTTTTAGCCTAATCCAGTAGTAGACTGAGTTTGAACAGATTTTCGCGCTGCGAAAGTTGAGATATATTACATTTCCATCTTCAGATAACGGAACACACAAGCCCACTTCACCATGTTCAGCCGGATTTAAAATTTTGTACATTTTGCTTTCTAAATTTTTACCTTCATAATTGCTCCAGTAAGATGCAATATCTTTTGTATAAGTAACCCCGGTAATATTGGTTTTGATTCCATAACCGGCAACTTTAAATGCAGGTCTTTTAACCATAACAGGCTTCATAATATAGCCGCCAATTTCAAATGTTGTTTTTGTATCAGCATATTGAGGCATCCGCATCATATACTGTGTGGGACTATAACCATAAGCTTTACGAAAAGCTTTAGCAAATCCGCTGGGTGTTTCAAATCCATAATCAAAAGCAATATCAATAATTTTTCTGCCCTTGAATAATTCTGTTGCTGCTAAAGCTAACCTGCGTCCTCGTATGTATTCCATAACAGATATACCCTTACATAGACTAAAAACTCTGCAAAAATGGTAAAGAGAATACCCTGATTGATTAGCGATTTCTTCAATAGTAATATCTTCTTTTATATGGTTTTCAATGAATTCAATACATTTTTCAATTTCTTTCCTATAATTCAATGCCCAGCACCTGTGCCTTTCTCCCATAGGATTGCTTTATTATAACAGTAATATATAAAAGAAGCTGTTCCCGTTTTGCTAAGTATGAATACCCAACGATTTATTCCAGAATTGGGTAAAAAAATAGACACCTCATTTTTGAAGTGTCTACCTTTTACATATTAGTTCGATTTTTACACTATTTTTACGGTAAATAGTTAAGAGGATTGACTGTATCGCCATTAATGATCACTTCAAAGTGCAAATGAGGTCCTGTTGAACGGCCGGTTGAGCCCACAAGGCCTATGGACTCCCCTTTGCTTATTTGTTGTCCATTGGAAACGCTTACTTTGGAGGCGTGGGCATAACGGGTAGCCACACCATTGCCATGATCGATAAGAATCATATTGCCATAGCCGCCGCTCCAGCCCACCGAGGATACTGTGCCGCCGGCTGCAGCCACAAAAGGCTGTCCTGTATCGCCGCCAATATCCAAACCGGTATGAAAACTTCCCCAGCGGTAGCCGTAATAGGAATTAAGCCCTCCTCTGAGAGGCCAACCCAAGCCGCTGACTTTGCCGCTTCCCCGGGAAAGGGCCACATTGGCCGATGCGTAGGTGGGTCCTTTGGCAATAACTTGAGTCACCGGCTGTTGGATGATTTTTTCTTCCAACACTACTTTTTCTATGTTCTTGCCGTTTTCCTGAACATAGGAATAGGTGACTTTTTTGCTGCCATCGCTTCCCTCCTGGCGAACCACTGAAGAACCGCTGGGCAAACTATAATCGGTTTTCGATTCAACATCAAAGGGAATCGTCTCGGTACCGGTATAGATTCCCTTACTTACTACGGTGAGATAAGGGGTCACTTTGACCAAGTTTATTTTTTCACCAACCTGAAGAGTCTTATCTTCATCCATACCCGGGTTCCCGGCCAATACTTCCTTGGTCAGCATATCGTTTTTGCGGGCGATTAGCCACCAGGAGTCATTGGGTTGAACCACATACTCTGTTCTGGCTTCATGTCCTTTCCTTAAGGTTTCCAGAACCATCTCCGGCGAACTAAATTCCGCCTGCTGCACTTCCACAGGCTGAGAAGAAATCAGTTCTTTGAATTCTACGGAAGTGATGGTATTATTCTCACTGGGTTTGGCATAGATTTCTTGATAAGCTTGGAGAATCTTCTGGAAATCGTCTTCACTGGGCAGGATTGCTATAGGAGCATCTTCGATAGAAAATTGCACTCCTTCAAAATATGTACTTATTAAATTGTTCAGCTTAGCTTCTGTTACAGAGTTCTCCTGAAGAGTCCCTTTCCTGATCCGCGTGTCCTGGAACTCGATTTGATCATGAGTCTTTGCAACAAGATCTGAGGAATCCCCTTGGGAAACAAGGATGGAATCCACCAATTGTTTGCCTGCGTCCGGGGATGCTACATACCCAATTTCCTGACCATTAAGCATCAGTGCGGCTGCCGTGGTTGTCTGGCTGTAATAAAGGCCGCCACCTAATACTACCATCAGTCCCATCACCCCAAGGACGATTTTGGGAAATTCCCAAGCTACCTTTGACTCAGAAAACCTTCCCAACACCTTAGTCAGGTTCTCTTTTATGCTCTGACTAATACCGTCTAAGCCCCCTTTCCAATTGGACAAGTCTCATTAAATATTATATCATAGAATCGCCACGATTAAAGAAAATTATCTTGCCCTTGGCTGAGGGTTGAAAAGAAAAAGGAGTTACAACCATGGAAATCAATACTCTTATTGAGCGCATTAATGAGCTTTCACGGAAGCAGAGAACAATTGGCTT is a window encoding:
- a CDS encoding IS4-like element ISDha5 family transposase codes for the protein MLQHNSLPEQHQNQLSLIFSSLKLSQLLRAAGIRKSYGVSSFVVFQIIFQLVFQGRNLFRLLEGSRAESLPGKDVVYRFLNDSRYNWRRFYQLLSLKMVGRFEKLTSAQRIRVFIVDDSVMERERSKKVELLARVFDHVSGRFVRGYTLLTLGWSDGFSFAPLDFTLMSSAKAKNRLCEMREDLDKRSVGYKRRLEAMSPKPDTVVQMLERALKAGFSADYVLMDSWFTHAPLLQKLRDKELHVIGMVKELKQRYLFEGKSLSLRELYARVPKNPKAEILGSVRVHTPSGLALKVVFVQNRNNRREWLAILTTDLSLETTEVVRIYGMRWSIETFFKMAKSHLKLGTEFQGRSFDMMVSHTTIVFTRYLILEWERRENNDERSLGGLFYLFADEVMDLDLKTALRQLMTFVLNLLPNKPENNESLSQLQKWIAALPSYIKALFPQLGCES
- a CDS encoding M23 family metallopeptidase — protein: MSNWKGGLDGISQSIKENLTKVLGRFSESKVAWEFPKIVLGVMGLMVVLGGGLYYSQTTTAAALMLNGQEIGYVASPDAGKQLVDSILVSQGDSSDLVAKTHDQIEFQDTRIRKGTLQENSVTEAKLNNLISTYFEGVQFSIEDAPIAILPSEDDFQKILQAYQEIYAKPSENNTITSVEFKELISSQPVEVQQAEFSSPEMVLETLRKGHEARTEYVVQPNDSWWLIARKNDMLTKEVLAGNPGMDEDKTLQVGEKINLVKVTPYLTVVSKGIYTGTETIPFDVESKTDYSLPSGSSVVRQEGSDGSKKVTYSYVQENGKNIEKVVLEEKIIQQPVTQVIAKGPTYASANVALSRGSGKVSGLGWPLRGGLNSYYGYRWGSFHTGLDIGGDTGQPFVAAAGGTVSSVGWSGGYGNMILIDHGNGVATRYAHASKVSVSNGQQISKGESIGLVGSTGRSTGPHLHFEVIINGDTVNPLNYLP